The following coding sequences are from one Acidobacteriota bacterium window:
- a CDS encoding YeeE/YedE family protein, with amino-acid sequence MNPYLAGIGLGLVLLAAFVTMGRGLGASGAINAFVAWALSLVAPAHVASRDFLADYIGDGTVHPLKAWLVFQVLGVAIGAFVSGLLAHRVRATVERGPRATVALRLALAFAGGATMAFGAALARGCTSGQALTGGALLNAGSWAFMISVFGGAYAVAWVVRRQWR; translated from the coding sequence ATGAATCCCTACCTCGCCGGCATCGGGCTCGGTCTCGTGCTGCTCGCCGCCTTCGTGACGATGGGGCGCGGGCTCGGGGCCTCGGGGGCCATCAACGCCTTCGTCGCCTGGGCGCTGTCGCTCGTCGCTCCCGCGCACGTCGCGTCACGCGACTTCCTCGCCGACTACATCGGCGACGGGACGGTGCACCCGCTCAAGGCCTGGCTGGTCTTTCAGGTGCTCGGCGTGGCGATCGGGGCGTTCGTGTCGGGCCTGCTCGCGCATCGGGTGCGCGCGACCGTCGAACGTGGACCCCGAGCCACCGTCGCCCTGCGCCTGGCGCTGGCCTTCGCCGGCGGCGCGACGATGGCGTTCGGTGCGGCGCTCGCGCGCGGGTGCACGAGCGGGCAGGCGCTGACAGGCGGTGCGCTGCTCAACGCCGGCAGCTGGGCCTTCATGATCTCGGTCTTCGGCGGCGCCTACGCCGTCGCCTGGGTCGTCCGCCGGCAGTGGCGATGA
- a CDS encoding YeeE/YedE family protein — MTPLFKYGAFGDEMGLVVAFAIGLGFGFFLERAGFGSARKLVSQFYLNDLAVFKVMFTAIVTAMLGTTYLAWMGLLDLSLVYLTPTWLWPQIVGGLVLGVGFVVGGYCPGTSVAAAVTGRIDGLAYVAGLLVGTVAFAEVFPLIQEFHASSHFGTLTLPAAFGVSYGLVVFGVVLMALGGFWGAGWIEKRFAGR; from the coding sequence ATGACACCCCTGTTCAAGTACGGCGCGTTCGGCGACGAGATGGGCCTCGTGGTCGCGTTCGCGATCGGTCTCGGGTTCGGCTTCTTCCTCGAGCGGGCGGGCTTCGGCTCGGCGCGCAAGCTCGTGTCGCAGTTCTACCTGAACGATCTCGCCGTGTTCAAGGTGATGTTCACGGCCATCGTCACCGCCATGCTCGGCACGACCTACCTCGCGTGGATGGGTCTGCTCGATCTGTCGCTGGTCTATCTCACGCCCACCTGGCTGTGGCCGCAGATCGTCGGCGGACTCGTGCTGGGCGTCGGCTTCGTCGTTGGGGGGTACTGTCCGGGCACGTCGGTGGCGGCGGCGGTGACCGGGCGCATCGACGGCCTCGCGTACGTCGCCGGGCTGCTGGTCGGCACGGTCGCGTTTGCCGAGGTCTTTCCGCTCATCCAGGAGTTTCACGCCAGCAGCCACTTCGGTACGCTGACGCTGCCGGCGGCCTTCGGGGTGTCGTACGGCCTCGTCGTCTTCGGCGTCGTCCTCATGGCGCTTGGAGGCTTCTGGGGCGCGGGGTGGATCGAGAAACGGTTCGCAGGCAGGTGA
- a CDS encoding rhodanese-like domain-containing protein: MGRWVSTLTLEQKLAALALALGAVAVFARPVPGGAVTVDARELAAIVHHEVDHVTPLDLADWIVQGRADYRLVDLRDERAFAEYHIPGALHVPMTHLLDASLARNEKVVLYSDGGIHSAQAWFLLRAHGFKGAYILRDGLDGWKEQVLFPVLDADPTPYQATRNERLTHLAARFGGQARTTDGAAPPASLPQVSLPTVDMPAAAPTAAPSRKRKEGC; the protein is encoded by the coding sequence ATGGGACGCTGGGTTTCGACGTTGACGCTCGAACAGAAGCTCGCCGCCCTCGCGCTGGCGCTCGGCGCCGTCGCGGTCTTCGCCCGTCCCGTTCCCGGCGGGGCGGTGACGGTCGACGCGCGCGAGCTCGCCGCGATCGTCCACCACGAGGTCGACCACGTGACGCCGCTCGATCTCGCCGACTGGATCGTGCAGGGACGAGCCGACTACCGCCTCGTCGACCTGCGCGACGAGCGGGCGTTTGCCGAGTACCACATCCCGGGAGCGCTGCACGTGCCGATGACGCACCTGCTCGACGCGTCGCTCGCCCGCAACGAGAAGGTCGTGCTGTACTCCGACGGCGGCATCCACTCGGCACAGGCGTGGTTCCTGCTGCGGGCCCACGGCTTCAAGGGCGCCTACATCCTTCGCGACGGCCTCGACGGGTGGAAGGAGCAGGTGCTGTTCCCCGTGCTCGACGCCGATCCCACGCCGTATCAGGCGACGCGGAACGAGCGACTGACCCACCTCGCCGCGCGCTTCGGCGGGCAGGCCCGTACGACCGACGGTGCCGCTCCGCCCGCGTCCCTCCCTCAGGTGTCCCTCCCGACCGTCGACATGCCCGCCGCGGCGCCTACGGCCGCCCCTTCCCGGAAGCGGAAGGAAGGCTGCTGA
- a CDS encoding TusE/DsrC/DsvC family sulfur relay protein: MQTASGLQIELNEEGFLLHPDLWNDEVAAALAREAEGIQALNEKHWAIVNYIRGYWLEKGMAPMIRALCQQTGVRLREVYELFPSGPAKGACKVAGLPKPDGCV; this comes from the coding sequence ATGCAGACCGCATCCGGCCTCCAGATCGAGTTGAACGAAGAGGGATTCCTCCTCCACCCGGACCTCTGGAACGACGAGGTGGCGGCGGCGCTTGCCCGGGAGGCCGAGGGTATCCAGGCGCTGAACGAGAAGCACTGGGCCATCGTGAACTACATCCGCGGCTACTGGCTCGAGAAGGGCATGGCGCCGATGATTCGGGCCCTCTGCCAGCAGACGGGCGTCCGCCTGCGCGAGGTGTACGAGCTGTTCCCGTCCGGGCCCGCCAAGGGAGCCTGCAAGGTCGCGGGCCTGCCGAAGCCCGACGGCTGCGTCTAG